The window ACCAAAGACCCACCTGGGACACCATCACAAAGTCGAATGATGTGTTCTAATTGTTGTAAGTCCACCCTTCTgttgtcaaaatgaaatgaaaacatttttattgatttttgaaTGTAGATTCTTCACTATGCTCAACTCTAACTTAACTGAACAAATAAGAGGCTTGACTCGGCTActacaaaaatcaaaataacaaattacaaaaatggCACCAGGAGGCCTCCCCTGAAGTTGGGAGGTAATTAAAAGAAGACGGTGTTATCCATCGCTCTTGATTAACACACTTTGAACTAACCACGTTTGGGAGAGGAGGGATGAGGAAGAAAATCCATGCAAGGCTTCGCACTCATCTCTCTCTGTCTAGTCAGTCCAAACGGGGAGGATCGGCTCATTAGGAACCCCCGCAGGAGATGAATGGGTCAAGTTGCCCTGCATGTGcactttttgtgtgcgtgtgtgtgcatgtgtgcacaaGCGAGTCAACATGCACCAATCAAGAGACGAGTTCACTAAATGTTCTCTTTCTGCCAGGGAGTAGATGTGTTCAGGATGCATGCTGGGATACAAAGGCCCAGACGGGCGCTTCTCTGTCAAGTCAACACTTGTTGCAATTTAACTCCACACATGACGCCATGTTTGGAACATCGAGTCTGACCACCGTAAGCAATTATTACACACAGTACAAACTACAAACAATCATtttcattctctctctctctctctctctctctttctctctctctctctctctctctctctctctctctctctctctctctctctttatatatatatatatatatatatatatatatatatatatatatatatatatatatatatatatttactgtAGTAATTGAACAACATTAACAAAGTCTAGTTCTTCATATTGGCCATCAGAGGGCAGCAAATGATCACTTGGACTGGattttttattatgtattttgttatttttattattttatttcaagaaaatatatttgattgtGTTTGATTTGTACGCATATAATATATCATATAACATATCATATTGGTCAATTTAACTTTGACTGTCCTTTATGCAGATCACTGAATGTACAATAAAGAGACGCCCTGTTTATCATGGAGGTACGTTTCACACCAGGGTTGCAAAATTCCTGGAAGTTAATAAAGTATTGTAGTAATAAAGATCTcaaatattaatttatatttgaGCAGAATCATGATGAAAAGTTTACATGCGCGGTCCATTGTCTTGAGCTTCCAGTTTTTTGAGTTGTGATAGATCGGCAGAGACATCATCTACGCACAAAGGCTTTAAAAGGAACACCAATTAATTTGAGTTGCCCCCCATGGCTTTGAATTGAAGGTAATACACCTCGAATAGGTCATTGCACACCGAGGGGACAACGTCTCGAAGCCATTGTTGCTCTTTGttgtactttttatttttggagccGGCGTGCGGCGTTGCAGACCTTCAAAAGTTCAAAGGAAATGTCAGCACTCATTAGAGGATAATTATAGGGCACACGCAGTATTTTGGGGGGATTTTAGATGAATGGGAACCGGCGTGTGGCCTCCGTTCCAAACACTGGGCTTGTTGTCAAGTTTGACCTTTCACAATGGATGCTTACAATTAGCCGCATCTAAATGCATGTCATGAATTGGATGAGAGCAAAGCAATTAGTGACAAagaaatggacattttcatctTTCATCATTGTCATCTTTATGAATTCATTTCACACATGTATGAGATATCAAGTTTATTTCcaacgtttttattttggtattaCTGTTCGGAAAAGCAAACTTATCTTTATGAAACAATATTTATTgaccctttttttaaaatcttgcaCTTGACAAGTACTCATTAtataaaagaaattaaaacgAATACTAAAACTGACACTGTTTGTGAAGCTTTGGTTAAGAATGAGAAACTATCCTACCtggaaaaaataagaaaagtttaaataagaaataaaccaaaaaagaTGGTATTGACCATTTGTGCATTTGACAACATCAATTGTGCGAGCCTCACACATGACTCCATGCAGTGCTGCCGGATGCATGCGACCACTGCAATATAAAAGCTGCCACGCACGCAGCATCCCCAGCTGTTCTTCTCCTCTCCAAGAGAGACGCACACACATCACCGGCATGTCTCCATCCGTACGCACGCaacttctcttcctcctcctttctctGTCAGCCCGCACGATGCTCAGCCGCTACATCGAGGTGAGAGCCACCAAGTAGAATTTTTGCTTGCTTACATGATGATGCCCAAATCTCAAATATGTACTTTCAGGAGGATGCCTCTTCAGATGGATTATATTCTCTCCTCAGTTTGGAGCAGAAGAGAGAATCCGAAGACTTTGTTTTCAGACGAGATCTCAGTAAGTGGCTTCATTTTGCTGACTGAACGATCCCACGGTCATGTCGGTTGGTTTTGAAGTGCTTGGCATCATTTTAAGagctgttttttaattttcagatTCTTTTATGATGCACATTATTTGAAGATAGTGCCTGGATAGCTTAGAACTATttagaaattgcatttttccaAAGAAGATTCCGCTAATAAAGGCCTCCACACTAATAAAATTGACTAAATTCACAGTTTTGGCCTCTATtcaagaaaatacatttgttattGTGGTTGGTTGGTCACACAGAGATGGCAAAAGTACTCACACATTGTAGTTTAAGtaaaagtgtcaaaaaaaacaacaacaaaaaaacagaaacattttcaaatattacaaTAATGAAGCATTTGTATGTCGTTGCTTGTCACTATtcgaaatgtatttattatttatggtgaGCTGTTCCTAATTTTTTGGTTGAGAATTGAATTTactcaagcatgttttttttcccccccttttttttcatccgACATCCATTTTGTCAGGATGTCTGGACATGTTGGCCACCGAGGGCCAATTCACTTTTGTGGCGTCGTCGCCGCCGCAGCAGCCGGCCTGCGCCGCCTTCATCATCGGCGAACCTAGCGAGGTCATCAGCCTGGAGGTGTCTGacatcaacatcgactgcgACGCCGGCGACTTCATCAAGGTTGACCTCACTCCACAAACACTTAGGCCTACTACGCcattgtattttaatgttgttGTTCATTTGATGGACATTTCCAGATATTTGATGGCTGGGTCCTGAAGGGGGAGAAGTTCCCCAGCAACCAGGACCACCCGCTGCCTCTTCACCAGCGCTACACAGACATCTGCTCCTCCACGGCGCCGGGCCACGCCACTCGCTCGTCTCAGAACGTAGCCATGGTCTTCTTCCGCATCCGCAACCCCGACAGCGGTTTCTCTCTCAACGTGAAGAAGCTGCGTAACCCTTTCCGTGAGtcaatagaaaagaaaaagacgtGGACCAGCAgccatatgtgtgtgtgtgggtgttccGAGGTTAAGCGAGGGCTCATTAGTGTACTTGTTGCACAttttccgtgtgtgtgtgtatgtgtgtgtgtattgcaGCATGTAACATCATGTCTCAGAGCCCAGAGGGCAGCTTCACTATGGTGATGCCACATCAGCACAGCAATTGCAGCTTCTCCATCATCTACCCGGTGGAGATCCAACTGACACAGCTCAGCCTGGAGCAGGACAAAAGCAACCAGCTCAGATCCAAGGTCATATGTACATACGTGCTGCATATGCGTAACGTAGGTGTAGGGTTAGGGGTTTGGTGTTGGGATTTGGGGAGcgagggttaggggttagggttagcaaTTTGGGTTagggggttaggttagggtttGGGGGTCAGGATTAGAAATTGGGGTTACAGTTAGGATTAGGTTTTAGGGTTTTTGGATTAGGGTTCAGGTTAGGGGTAGGCCTTGTGGTTAGGGTTAGCAGTGAGGGTTCCAAAGTCAGGTTTCCAAGTagaatttgtgtttcaaaGTAGCGTTTTAAATTACGGTTCGGGTTTGAAACTACAGTTAGGGTTTCAGAGAAGGATTTCAAAACaggtttagggtttctaagtaAGGTTCAGATTTAATGTATGGTTTTAAAGCAATAGCTACCAATATTTTTGTTACTATTTTTCACATCTAAATCATGCCCTAAAAACAGCAAGTTGGcacccttcatttttttttttacttacaaAGGCGAGGCTGTCGTCTGGATGTTCGGGTTCCGGTGACTACGTGGAGCTGCTGGGTGGAAACGGGGTGGACACGTCACGCATGTTCCCCGTTGCTGATCTGTGTTTTCCTCTCAGTGGACTTGGTAAGTCCATCGGCTCCTTTATTGTGAAAATCACTTCAAAGTTGGCACAAATGAAAGCCAAACTTTGACACCTTGTTGGCGACactttaaaaagtattttattttgtgagctgataattattaattatgaTTTTTAACATCTGTTCATACTGAATGTTAGTATTATGTTAGTGTTAGTGTCTGTGGTGTGTCAGAAATGTTCCAGGACACcttatatgtaaaaaaaaaaaaaaaaaaaaaaaagtaaaaatgctcCAGAATATAcatttaacactttaaagcaaaGTTGCTTCTACATGATACTTTATTTCAGAATGCGACATAGATTTATGGCTCAATGCTTTTGCACTTTCTGCTTGTCAGATTGTTTTTCcactgtgtttgtgtttctccTATTTGTCGAATGTAAATGAGTCCGCTTGTTAGCTTGGTCTCTCCCACAAACTGTCCAAAAATGGCCACAACAAACTCTCGAGCTCATTAATCTCAAAACCTGCCAAGTACAAATTTTCCTGTAAAATGATGAATAACTCCTTGTCCCGATTGTTTAGAAAGATTTAACAGGCCCAACTTTAGGTACTCCTtccaacatttatttattcattcattcatttatttattttgtggtgTAGAACAACACTACATGGTACATAGTGCCAGTGACTGTTATTGTCTGTGTGGTTCCTCAGCCCAGATGAAAATCGGTTGCGATAACTCGGTGGTGAGGCTGGTGTCCAGTGGGAACTACATCAACCGGGTGTCTTTCCGTTACCGGCTACTCGAACGTAACGAGATGCCAGAGGCCCACGAGAACAGCCTGGACAACATGTGCAATGTGGagtgaaacacacacaatttgtaAATACTTTTGTGTACAATATGGGCAAAAAAATTATGTGTGTTCCTTACGTGTCCCGCTTTGTATTGACTAGAGCATTTggaaactaaataaaaacaacgcatgacaaatcagatttttttttaaatcgagaaatggctttctttgcATTGAGAGAACTGCATGTTCTTGTTTTCTACTTCAGGACTTCATGAGTCTAATTTGAATGCAAACAACGATGAGTCAGCGAATCATTGATATCGTTTGTATGTTTGCATTTCCATTCGAACACTCTGTAGCCATCAGCatctcatttttaatttgtcctAATCCGATGTGTGAATAGCTTTCGGAGCGGCTGCTCTGAGCCATAATGAAAACGACTTATGATGAGAAttaacatgcatgtttaatCCTGTTGGTTGTTTATTTGTGACCTCCGCCAAGTGTACAGTGCGCATGAATGTGCAGCTCTTAATTGGATTACAGCCCATGTGCTTTATTCCCTTCGACATTCCTGCCAAGCGTTTGATCTTCTCCTTACGGGGGGGATACATCTCAAACCTGCTCAACGGTGATGATTCAATTACCCACCGGATGTCGTTTTCGCTTGACGTGCAGCaattttcacttttcattATTAGAGGCTGAAGTGCACTTTGGAAGCCGTCGAGGAGAGGGAAATTGGGAGGGAGGGTGATTTAAGTCTCTCCTTgtgattgtttattttcagcaCTGAGCATGTAAGCGGTCAGACATCAACTGTGATGAGCAGTCAGGGTCAGCAAGGCCTTCTCTGCCCGTCAATCGGGATTCAAATCTTGGCCGTGGCATATTAAGTTCATTGCCATTTTTGACTGGAAACAAAGCCTTAGATggtctattttatttatttttttacaaaaaaaagtcttacaaTACAGGGACAATGAGAAAATGCCAATATGTCAGACAGTAATAGCTTGCagcaacctttttatttcttgaaaATGAACTTTCCAACACTGTCTATGTGagatattttgacaaaaaaaatgatccgATACTACTACTACAGATACTTGAAGGCATAAGTTCTTACACTTTCTAAAGCAAGCATCACCAATAAATACTTACCAATTAAAATGTAGTCTTGTGAAAAACGAGATGTTTAAttcttgaaaatgaaataaaataaa is drawn from Syngnathus acus chromosome 9, fSynAcu1.2, whole genome shotgun sequence and contains these coding sequences:
- the LOC119127676 gene encoding corticotropin-releasing factor-binding protein-like produces the protein MSPSVRTQLLFLLLSLSARTMLSRYIEEDASSDGLYSLLSLEQKRESEDFVFRRDLRCLDMLATEGQFTFVASSPPQQPACAAFIIGEPSEVISLEVSDINIDCDAGDFIKIFDGWVLKGEKFPSNQDHPLPLHQRYTDICSSTAPGHATRSSQNVAMVFFRIRNPDSGFSLNVKKLRNPFPCNIMSQSPEGSFTMVMPHQHSNCSFSIIYPVEIQLTQLSLEQDKSNQLRSKARLSSGCSGSGDYVELLGGNGVDTSRMFPVADLCFPLSGLAQMKIGCDNSVVRLVSSGNYINRVSFRYRLLERNEMPEAHENSLDNMCNVE